From one uncultured Paludibacter sp. genomic stretch:
- a CDS encoding conserved exported hypothetical protein (Evidence 4 : Unknown function but conserved in other organisms), whose translation MKRIFLFYVFSMTIFLLNASEISSGSTYKITSVFSKNKSLSVRNSSLDNKVDVVTWTETNVNAQKWRFELASDNFFFISNXYSGKSLHYSAMRPKPGDRIEQDANDNSAYFQWEFVPVNNTAYPNTYFIRFSLKSSENYLYLEQLDDVXGSNVKAQLKSTGIDSLXQMWKIEAVNAAPNSVTPELREEMMXGWKDYYYKQASVGHVLGDGGWWGDAEMFETVLDAFETTGDVKYKEMFNELYINFVYRNKTDWTYNEYNDDIAWMVIXAVRAYLMFDDGRYLNHAQSNFDKMYARALLPSGMLRWKENPQNNMGTNSCINGPAEVAACYLALATGNDAYYQKAKKLYEXQRQYLYDSSTGKVFDSGVWNNGTFSIQNYWVSTYNQGTFLGAALMLYNRYGDEMYKNDAHKIVEWTRKDLCDANGVIKVCGSGNDLQGFKGILMRYLRRYIVDLAQEDDVDWMQRNAVHAFNNRNSKRISWTGWWEKTTENFIFSDGYNYVNQPFGASTAVSAAYNAPLDRNLIIKDAYRPIEAEHFDYLKGILVEKKSNDENQQVVGNIFNNYYTAYCNVDFGIEQAKKASFTVLGASSGGSIEIHSGSPTGLLLGTATVPSDVSGDFISTSCDLNSNLIGMQKIYLVYKGGGFKVDNFCFYKSGTGLGNPKISTYIKLYPNPASNELFIKTPESGNVLIQDSLGRMICSFQIQEGITSLDVKNYTTGVYFLNFLTNERKICTSFIKN comes from the coding sequence ATGAAACGCATATTTTTATTTTATGTATTTTCAATGACCATTTTTTTATTAAATGCTTCAGAAATATCATCCGGGAGCACATATAAAATTACTTCGGTTTTTTCGAAAAATAAATCGCTTTCAGTTCGAAACTCATCATTGGACAATAAGGTGGATGTTGTAACTTGGACTGAAACAAATGTAAACGCGCAGAAATGGAGATTTGAATTGGCAAGTGATAATTTCTTTTTTATTTCCAATGNNTATTCCGGTAAATCATTGCATTATAGCGCAATGCGTCCAAAACCCGGAGACAGAATAGAACAAGACGCNAATGACAACAGCGCTTATTTTCAATGGGAATTTGTTCCTGTAAATAACACNGCTTATCCCAACACTTATTTTATTCGTTTTTCACTGAAATCATCGGAAAATTATCTTTATCTCGAACAATTGGATGATGTAGANGGCTCTAATGTGAAAGCGCAATTGAAAAGCACCGGAATTGACAGTTTGNGTCAAATGTGGAAAATAGAAGCCGTGAATGCTGCNCCTAATTCTGTTACACCTGAACTTCGGGAGGAAATGATGAANGGTTGGAAAGATTATTATTACAAACAAGCATCCGTGGGACATGTTTTAGGCGACGGAGGTTGGTGGGGNGATGCGGAAATGTTTGAAACCGTGCTCGATGCNTTTGAAACAACAGGAGATGTTAAATATAAGGAAATGTTTAATGAATTGTATATTAATTTCGTTTATCGAAACAAAACGGATTGGACATACAATGAATACAATGATGACATTGCTTGGATGGTTATANCTGCTGTTAGAGCCTATTTGATGTTTGACGATGGCAGATATTTGAACCACGCCCAAAGTAATTTCGATAAAATGTACGCCAGAGCTTTACTTCCTTCAGGAATGTTAAGATGGAAAGAAAATCCGCAAAATAATATGGGTACCAATTCCTGCATCAACGGACCGGCTGAAGTTGCGGCGTGTTATCTTGCTTTGGCAACAGGTAACGATGCTTATTATCAAAAAGCAAAAAAACTCTATGAANTTCAACGGCAATATCTTTACGATTCTTCTACAGGAAAAGTTTTTGATTCTGGAGTATGGAATAATGGTACGTTTTCAATTCAAAATTATTGGGTGTCCACTTACAATCAGGGAACGTTCCTTGGNGCGGCTTTAATGCTCTACAACAGGTATGGAGATGAAATGTATAAGAATGACGCACATAAAATTGTTGAATGGACAAGAAAGGATTTGTGCGATGCGAATGGAGTAATTAAAGTTTGCGGGAGCGGAAACGATTTGCAAGGTTTCAAAGGTATTTTGATGCGGTATTTACGCCGTTACATTGTTGATTTGGCTCAGGAAGACGATGTGGATTGGATGCAAAGAAACGCGGTGCACGCATTTAACAACCGAAATTCAAAACGGATTTCTTGGACCGGCTGGTGGGAAAAAACGACAGAAAATTTCATTTTTTCTGACGGATATAATTATGTAAATCAACCTTTTGGAGCTTCCACAGCTGTTTCAGCGGCTTACAATGCTCCTTTGGATAGAAATTTAATAATAAAAGACGCTTACCGCCCAATTGAAGCTGAGCATTTTGATTATTTGAAAGGGATTTTGGTCGAAAAGAAATCAAATGACGAAAATCAGCAGGTAGTAGGTAATATCTTTAATAATTACTATACAGCATATTGCAATGTTGATTTTGGAATCGAGCAGGCAAAAAAAGCATCATTCACAGTTTTGGGCGCATCTTCCGGCGGGTCTATTGAAATTCATTCAGGAAGTCCGACCGGTCTGTTATTAGGAACAGCAACTGTGCCATCTGATGTCTCGGGCGATTTTATTTCAACATCCTGTGATTTAAATAGTAATCTGATAGGAATGCAAAAAATATATCTCGTTTACAAAGGCGGAGGTTTTAAGGTAGATAATTTTTGTTTTTACAAATCGGGAACAGGTTTAGGAAATCCAAAAATTTCCACGTACATAAAACTTTATCCTAATCCGGCTTCAAACGAACTTTTTATCAAAACTCCCGAAAGTGGTAATGTATTAATTCAGGACTCATTGGGACGGATGATTTGTTCTTTTCAAATACAGGAAGGAATTACGAGTTTAGATGTGAAAAATTACACTACAGGCGTGTATTTTTTGAATTTTCTTACAAACGAAAGAAAAATTTGTACTTCATTTATCAAAAATTAA
- a CDS encoding conserved hypothetical protein (Evidence 4 : Unknown function but conserved in other organisms) produces the protein MKIKIYKNRMKKNKVSLFLIAIILGNILNISSLCAVNYVKNKSPLAQVPFTPLPLGSVKAEGWLLKQLQLQKEGLTGNAENLYSSSNDLGSGSDWLGGTGDSWERVPYYVKGLIALAYTLDDQELKNKAQKWIDWSLNNQTRSGFFGPLRNNDWWARMPMLYAICDYYEATNDNRVIPFLTKYFQYQLNVIDTQPLNTWGKARAGDNIEIVFWLYNRTGDAFLLQLADKLKNQSYDWTDIYTNNKFNFFGADFQPKHNVNVPQAMKMPVIYSQKSQLQTDRDAFFIGRNHLLCDHGQAHGMQSGNEMLAGTSSVAGLELCSVVEQMQTNETAQMILGDVSIGDQLEKIAFNALPGGLTNDIKGLQYYQQENQVISKFGYIGFGQNYDNGNMPGPYSGYGCCRFNFHMGWPYYVKTMWAATADDGLAAMAYGPSSVKALVENGTEVTWKETTNYPFDEQLVFTLTTSKSVAFPLKLRIPAWCKAPQIKVNGVVQDGVAAGNFYTINRTWNNNDVVILFLPMSIQVNEEVNNAVSIQRGPIVYSLQIDENWSVRNDYGNGFRECEVFPLSAWNYALIIDKNDPESSIQINKTAIPENPFEQNVTPVTMNVSARKVPVWDYAFNERLATDPPYSPVMTSEPIEKVTLVPYGSGTLRVTAFPVVGTTQMESSSFTENFTDGQKGWVQYGGSFYVNNGEYYATNIEGSNPSSKSVASKTNFSDFIYNAKVQVNSDGDAGLIFRASRFSFGADEYNGYYVGISSSAKQIELGKANGTWNSLKTVNMDIKTNQWYNVKIIAKGTNIKVYVDDMTTPKIDFVDASFASGAIGIRAYQARAVWDDISVVSLSDTRVISEKSTDKIILFPNPVSSNLKIDIPQQGIMTIYDVNGKLIYFKNVNSGMITVDTKTYTAGVYIIRLATKSGLSSARFLKKDRETS, from the coding sequence TTGAAAATAAAAATTTACAAAAATAGAATGAAAAAAAATAAAGTTTCATTATTCTTAATAGCAATTATTCTCGGAAATATACTTAATATCTCCTCATTGTGTGCGGTAAATTACGTAAAAAATAAATCTCCGCTGGCTCAAGTTCCGTTTACACCGCTTCCACTTGGTTCTGTGAAAGCCGAAGGATGGCTGTTGAAACAACTTCAGCTACAAAAAGAAGGTTTAACCGGAAATGCTGAAAATTTATATAGTAGTTCAAACGATTTGGGTTCCGGTAGTGATTGGCTGGGCGGAACAGGCGATAGCTGGGAGAGGGTTCCTTATTATGTGAAAGGACTTATAGCTTTAGCTTATACGCTTGACGACCAGGAACTTAAAAATAAAGCTCAAAAATGGATTGACTGGTCGTTAAATAATCAAACTCGAAGCGGATTTTTTGGACCGTTACGGAATAATGATTGGTGGGCTCGTATGCCTATGCTTTATGCCATTTGCGATTATTATGAAGCTACCAACGATAATCGGGTGATACCGTTTTTAACAAAATATTTTCAATATCAACTCAATGTAATTGATACTCAGCCTCTAAATACTTGGGGAAAAGCAAGAGCCGGTGATAATATTGAAATTGTTTTTTGGCTTTATAATCGTACAGGTGATGCTTTTCTGCTTCAACTCGCTGATAAACTGAAGAATCAATCATACGATTGGACGGATATTTACACAAATAATAAATTTAATTTTTTTGGCGCTGATTTTCAGCCGAAGCACAATGTGAACGTTCCTCAGGCTATGAAAATGCCGGTAATTTATTCCCAAAAATCACAGTTGCAAACTGATAGAGATGCATTTTTTATCGGAAGAAACCATTTACTTTGTGATCATGGGCAAGCTCACGGAATGCAATCCGGAAACGAAATGTTAGCCGGAACATCTTCTGTAGCAGGTTTAGAACTTTGTTCGGTAGTAGAACAAATGCAAACCAACGAAACGGCTCAAATGATTTTGGGAGATGTGTCAATAGGCGATCAATTGGAAAAAATAGCTTTTAATGCCTTACCCGGTGGATTGACCAACGATATTAAAGGTTTGCAATATTATCAGCAGGAAAATCAGGTGATTAGCAAATTCGGTTATATCGGTTTTGGACAAAATTACGATAATGGAAATATGCCCGGACCTTATTCGGGATATGGATGTTGTCGTTTCAATTTTCACATGGGATGGCCTTATTATGTGAAAACCATGTGGGCGGCAACTGCTGACGATGGATTAGCCGCTATGGCTTATGGACCATCTTCAGTTAAGGCTTTGGTGGAAAATGGAACAGAAGTGACATGGAAAGAAACGACTAATTATCCTTTTGATGAGCAGTTGGTGTTTACTTTAACAACTTCAAAATCAGTTGCCTTTCCTTTAAAACTGAGAATTCCGGCGTGGTGTAAAGCTCCTCAAATTAAAGTAAACGGAGTTGTGCAAGATGGAGTGGCTGCCGGAAATTTTTATACTATTAACCGTACATGGAATAACAATGATGTGGTAATTCTTTTTTTGCCAATGAGCATTCAAGTTAACGAAGAAGTAAACAACGCTGTAAGTATTCAAAGAGGACCTATTGTTTATTCTCTTCAAATAGATGAAAACTGGTCCGTTCGAAATGATTATGGAAATGGATTTCGCGAATGCGAAGTTTTTCCGCTTTCAGCATGGAATTACGCTTTAATTATAGATAAAAATGATCCTGAATCTTCCATACAAATAAATAAAACGGCAATACCTGAAAATCCTTTTGAGCAAAACGTTACACCTGTTACTATGAACGTTTCGGCGCGAAAAGTTCCTGTTTGGGACTACGCATTTAATGAAAGATTAGCTACAGACCCTCCTTATAGTCCGGTAATGACTTCCGAACCCATAGAAAAAGTAACTTTAGTTCCTTATGGTTCGGGTACGCTAAGAGTAACGGCATTTCCAGTTGTTGGGACGACTCAAATGGAATCAAGCTCCTTTACTGAAAATTTCACAGACGGGCAAAAAGGCTGGGTGCAATATGGAGGAAGTTTTTATGTGAATAATGGAGAATATTATGCAACAAACATAGAAGGAAGTAACCCGAGCTCAAAATCGGTGGCTTCCAAAACAAATTTCAGTGATTTTATTTATAACGCTAAAGTACAAGTTAACAGCGATGGAGATGCGGGATTGATTTTTAGAGCGAGCCGATTTTCGTTTGGCGCTGACGAATATAACGGGTATTACGTTGGAATTAGCAGTTCAGCCAAGCAAATTGAGTTAGGGAAAGCAAATGGAACTTGGAACTCGTTGAAAACCGTAAATATGGACATCAAAACCAACCAATGGTACAATGTGAAAATTATTGCAAAAGGAACAAATATAAAAGTTTATGTGGATGATATGACCACCCCGAAAATTGATTTTGTAGATGCTTCTTTTGCATCAGGAGCCATAGGAATTCGCGCCTATCAGGCACGTGCTGTTTGGGATGATATTTCCGTAGTTTCTCTTTCAGATACCCGCGTTATTTCTGAAAAGTCGACAGATAAAATAATACTTTTCCCTAATCCGGTGAGTTCGAATCTGAAAATTGACATTCCACAGCAAGGTATTATGACAATTTATGATGTGAATGGAAAACTAATTTATTTTAAAAATGTAAATTCAGGAATGATAACCGTAGATACAAAAACATATACAGCCGGTGTTTATATTATAAGACTTGCAACGAAAAGCGGATTGTCGAGCGCTCGGTTTTTAAAGAAAGATAGAGAAACATCGTAG
- the mro gene encoding Aldose 1-epimerase, with amino-acid sequence MKTKIVILILVVLGLFFCKSQWKKPALLDAKNFETIIDGKKVSLYTLQSGNGLYMQVTNFGGRVVSLWCPDKKGNLADIVLGHKTILQYTEFTGERFIGCVVGRCANRIANGQFSIDGKTYNVPKNNNGQSLHGGLKGLDMVAWNVDEIKYNEIKLSYTSPDGAEGYPGNLKIQMTYTLTKNNEFKITYRAVTDKPTIVNLSHHGFFNLKGEGKGTINDHILQINADSITPVNEVLIPTGKLMAVEGTPFDFNKPTSIGLRVDADNEQLKFGKGYDHNWALNRKTSDKVEFAASVYEPVSGRYLEVWTDQPGLQFYGGNFFDGKGEGKYGSTQNYREAIALETQKFPDSPNQPNFPSVRLNPGEVYKQTCIYKFSIR; translated from the coding sequence ATGAAAACCAAAATTGTAATTTTAATTCTCGTAGTGCTTGGTTTATTTTTTTGTAAAAGTCAATGGAAAAAACCGGCTTTGCTCGATGCAAAAAACTTCGAAACGATAATAGATGGTAAAAAAGTCAGTTTATATACACTTCAATCGGGTAATGGTTTGTATATGCAGGTTACTAATTTTGGAGGGCGTGTGGTTTCACTGTGGTGTCCCGACAAGAAAGGAAATTTAGCTGATATTGTATTAGGTCATAAAACCATTTTGCAATATACTGAGTTTACCGGCGAACGTTTTATTGGATGTGTTGTAGGACGTTGTGCCAACAGGATAGCAAACGGTCAGTTTTCTATTGATGGAAAGACCTATAATGTTCCGAAAAATAATAACGGACAAAGTTTGCATGGCGGCTTAAAAGGATTGGATATGGTTGCCTGGAATGTGGATGAGATAAAATATAATGAAATTAAACTTTCATACACTTCACCTGACGGTGCAGAAGGCTACCCGGGAAATCTAAAAATTCAAATGACTTATACTCTTACTAAAAATAATGAGTTTAAAATTACATACCGTGCCGTTACCGACAAACCAACCATTGTAAATTTGTCTCATCATGGATTTTTTAATCTAAAAGGAGAAGGAAAAGGAACCATAAATGATCATATACTGCAAATTAACGCCGACAGTATTACACCCGTAAACGAAGTTTTGATTCCTACGGGCAAACTAATGGCTGTAGAAGGAACTCCTTTTGATTTTAACAAACCTACGTCTATTGGATTAAGAGTGGATGCAGATAACGAACAATTGAAATTTGGTAAAGGATACGACCACAATTGGGCGCTTAACAGAAAAACCTCCGATAAAGTAGAATTTGCAGCTTCAGTTTATGAACCTGTGAGCGGAAGATATTTGGAAGTATGGACAGATCAACCCGGACTTCAGTTTTACGGAGGAAACTTTTTCGATGGAAAAGGAGAAGGAAAATACGGCTCGACTCAGAATTATAGGGAAGCGATTGCATTGGAAACTCAAAAATTTCCGGATAGCCCAAATCAACCCAATTTTCCTTCGGTACGTTTAAATCCGGGAGAAGTATACAAACAAACTTGCATTTATAAATTTTCTATACGTTAG
- a CDS encoding conserved exported hypothetical protein (Evidence 4 : Unknown function but conserved in other organisms), translating into MRKKMSFLCFVCAFFISVNAQNPIDYVSTLVGTQSKHSLSAGNTYPAIALPWGMNFWTPQTGKMGDGWVYTYDADKIRGFKQTHQPSPWINDYGQFSIMPMTGKPIFNEDERASWFSHKAEIAKPNYYKAYLADYDIVTEITPTERAAMFRFTFPEKENSYVVIDAFDNGSYIKIIPDENKIIGYTTKNTGGVPENFKNYFVIIFDKQFSYKSAVNNGEIKNNELEVKANHAGAIIGFPTKKGELVHARVASSFISFEQAELNLKELDNRNFDLVKTDGEKKWNEILGKIEIETKNIDQLRTFYSCLYRSVLFPRSFFEYDKNGNVVXYSPYNGKVLPGYLFTDTGFWXTFRSLFPLLNLLYPEMNREMQEGLXNVYKESQFXPEWASPGHRPCMVGNNSASILTDAYLQGIKVKEPDVLWEGIVKTANSVHPQISSTGRLGYQYYNRLGYVPCXVGIKENAARTLEYAYDDWCIYQLGRAMGKPEKEIDVYAKRSQNYRNLFNKKYNLMVGKKENGEFSEPFSPFKWGGDFTEGNSLHYTWSVFHDPQGLIDLMGGNSVFNQMLDTVFSLPPIFDDSYYGSTIHEIREMQIMNMGNYAHGNQPIQHMIYLYNFSAAPWKAQFHLREVMDKLYTPTPDGYCGDEDNGQTSAWYIFSALGFYPVCPGSGQYVIGSPIFPKTILHLDNGKKVEINAKDNNKENVYIKSLKINGKKYTRNYLEIDAIKKGMIMDFKMDNVPNKTRGIDEKDLPYSFSSFKNEK; encoded by the coding sequence ATGAGAAAAAAAATGAGTTTCTTGTGTTTCGTATGTGCATTTTTTATTTCTGTAAATGCCCAAAATCCTATTGATTATGTCAGTACGCTTGTGGGAACACAATCAAAACATTCTCTATCCGCAGGTAACACATATCCTGCCATTGCATTGCCTTGGGGAATGAACTTTTGGACGCCACAAACAGGAAAAATGGGAGACGGATGGGTGTATACTTACGATGCGGACAAAATTCGCGGCTTCAAACAAACACATCAACCAAGCCCGTGGATAAATGATTACGGTCAATTTTCAATTATGCCGATGACAGGAAAACCCATTTTCAATGAAGATGAACGGGCAAGTTGGTTCTCGCATAAAGCTGAAATTGCAAAGCCAAATTATTATAAAGCGTATCTTGCTGATTACGATATTGTTACTGAAATAACTCCGACGGAAAGAGCTGCTATGTTTCGTTTTACTTTTCCTGAAAAAGAAAATTCTTACGTTGTAATTGATGCTTTTGACAATGGTTCATACATAAAAATTATTCCGGATGAAAATAAAATTATCGGTTATACCACAAAAAATACAGGCGGAGTTCCGGAGAACTTCAAAAACTACTTCGTTATAATTTTTGACAAACAATTCAGCTACAAATCAGCAGTAAATAATGGAGAAATAAAAAATAATGAATTGGAAGTTAAAGCAAATCATGCCGGCGCTATTATTGGATTTCCTACTAAAAAAGGCGAACTTGTTCACGCGCGCGTTGCCTCATCTTTTATCAGTTTTGAGCAAGCAGAACTGAATTTGAAAGAATTAGATAATCGTAATTTTGATTTGGTAAAAACCGATGGAGAGAAAAAATGGAATGAAATATTAGGAAAAATAGAAATAGAAACAAAAAATATCGATCAACTACGCACTTTTTACTCTTGCTTATATAGATCGGTACTTTTTCCGAGAAGTTTTTTTGAATACGATAAAAACGGAAATGTGGTGCANTATAGTCCATATAATGGTAAAGTTTTACCGGGATATTTGTTTACAGACACCGGATTTTGGGANACNTTCCGAAGTTTGTTCCCGTTGTTGAATCTCCTTTATCCNGAAATGAACAGAGAAATGCAGGAAGGATTAATNAACGTATATAAAGAAAGTCAATTTTTNCCGGAATGGGCAAGCCCGGGACATCGTCCGTGTATGGTAGGNAACAATTCCGCTTCCATACTCACAGATGCATATTTACAAGGCATAAAAGTGAAAGAACCCGATGTGCTTTGGGAAGGTATTGTAAAAACGGCAAATAGCGTTCATCCTCAAATTTCCTCCACAGGAAGATTGGGTTATCAATATTATAATCGNTTGGGATATGTTCCGTGCNATGTGGGAATTAAAGAAAATGCCGCGCGTACTTTGGAATATGCCTACGATGATTGGTGTATTTACCAACTTGGTAGAGCTATGGGAAAACCGGAGAAAGAAATTGACGTTTATGCCAAGCGAAGTCAAAACTATCGAAATCTTTTCAATAAAAAATACAACCTTATGGTNGGAAAGAAAGAAAACGGAGAATTTAGCGAACCATTTAGTCCTTTCAAGTGGGGCGGAGATTTTACGGAAGGAAACTCACTTCATTACACGTGGTCTGTCTTCCATGATCCACAAGGGTTGATCGATTTAATGGGAGGAAACAGCGTATTTAATCAGATGTTAGACACCGTATTTTCATTGCCCCCGATTTTTGACGATAGTTACTATGGATCGACCATTCACGAAATACGTGAAATGCAAATAATGAATATGGGAAATTACGCTCATGGAAATCAACCAATACAACATATGATTTATCTTTACAATTTTTCAGCCGCTCCTTGGAAAGCACAATTCCATCTGCGCGAGGTAATGGATAAATTATATACTCCTACTCCCGACGGTTATTGTGGCGATGAAGATAATGGTCAAACTTCAGCTTGGTATATTTTTTCAGCTTTGGGATTTTATCCGGTTTGTCCCGGAAGCGGTCAGTATGTAATCGGTTCTCCTATTTTTCCCAAAACAATTCTTCACTTGGATAACGGTAAAAAAGTAGAAATCAATGCTAAAGATAACAATAAGGAAAATGTATATATTAAAAGCTTAAAAATTAACGGTAAAAAGTATACCCGCAACTATCTTGAAATTGATGCAATTAAAAAAGGTATGATTATGGATTTTAAAATGGATAATGTGCCAAATAAAACTCGCGGAATTGATGAAAAAGATTTACCTTATTCATTTTCAAGTTTTAAGAATGAGAAATGA